The following proteins are co-located in the Cupriavidus pauculus genome:
- a CDS encoding ABC transporter substrate-binding protein has translation MPQSPVRRHLLKLCTALGTTMVLSTLCAGTAQAQAATKVRFQLDWRFEGPSALFLLGEQKGYFKAEKLDVSIDAGNGSGNVVNRVASGTYDMGFADLASVMEFYGNNPDARNKPVAVMMVYNNTPAAILALKKSGIKAPRDLTGKKLGAPVFDAGRRAFPIFAKANGLQAASFNWQAMDPTLRETMLARGDLDAITGFSFTSILNLNARGVKDEDIVVLPYPQYGVKLYGNAIIASEQFLKAHPEAVKAFLRAFAKSARDVIARPEEGIKAVKARDGIIDEKLEVRRLKIALDSVVKSPDAKAEGFGRVSKPRLSLMASQVADAFGTKGRIDADAVWTDAYLPSAAELDVLR, from the coding sequence ATGCCGCAATCCCCCGTGCGCCGTCATCTGCTGAAGCTGTGCACCGCCCTGGGCACCACGATGGTGCTGTCGACACTCTGCGCGGGCACCGCCCAGGCGCAGGCCGCGACCAAGGTGCGTTTTCAGCTCGACTGGCGCTTCGAAGGGCCGTCCGCCCTGTTCCTGCTGGGCGAGCAGAAGGGCTACTTCAAGGCCGAGAAGCTCGACGTGTCGATCGACGCCGGCAACGGGTCGGGCAACGTGGTCAACCGCGTGGCATCGGGCACGTACGACATGGGCTTTGCCGACCTGGCGTCGGTGATGGAGTTCTACGGCAACAACCCCGACGCGCGCAACAAGCCGGTGGCCGTGATGATGGTCTACAACAACACGCCGGCCGCCATCCTGGCGCTGAAGAAGTCCGGCATCAAGGCGCCCAGGGACCTGACCGGCAAGAAGCTGGGCGCGCCGGTGTTCGACGCCGGCCGCCGCGCGTTCCCGATCTTCGCCAAGGCCAACGGCCTGCAGGCCGCGTCGTTCAACTGGCAGGCGATGGACCCGACGCTGCGCGAGACGATGCTGGCGCGCGGCGACCTTGACGCCATCACCGGCTTCTCGTTCACGTCGATCCTGAACCTGAACGCGCGCGGCGTGAAGGACGAGGACATCGTCGTGCTGCCGTACCCGCAGTACGGCGTGAAGCTCTACGGCAACGCCATCATCGCGTCCGAGCAGTTCCTCAAGGCCCATCCCGAGGCCGTCAAGGCGTTCCTGCGCGCGTTTGCCAAGTCAGCGCGCGACGTCATCGCGCGGCCGGAAGAGGGCATCAAGGCCGTGAAGGCGCGCGACGGCATCATCGACGAGAAGCTGGAGGTGCGCCGGCTGAAGATCGCGCTGGACAGCGTGGTCAAGTCGCCCGATGCAAAGGCCGAAGGGTTTGGCCGCGTCAGCAAGCCGCGCCTGTCGCTGATGGCGTCGCAGGT
- a CDS encoding ABCB family ABC transporter ATP-binding protein/permease — protein MRRYSTTAEPAPAEPANSLFQGAGAPRSDWQTVRNLLPYVWHYKWRVMLALACLVAAKVANLGVPVLMKKLVDSMDIKAGDATALLVVPVGLIVAYGLLRLSGSLFTELREILFSKVTQSAVREIALQVFRHLHALSLRFHLERQTGGMSRDIERGTRGIQSLISYSLYSILPTLVEMSLVIGFFFLHYDIWFAAITLCALVGYIVFTIVVTEWRTHFRRRMNELDSRANQKAIDSLLNFETVKYFGNEEYEARRYDENLRTYRAAAIRSQNSLSFLNFGQQAIIATGLILILWRATVGVAAGKLTLGDLVLVNTLMIQLYIPLNFLGVIYREIKQSTTDMDRMFVLLGTNQEVADAPDAPPLRVNGAAVRFRHVGFGYEPNRVILHDVDFTIAAGTTTAVVGHSGSGKSTLARLLFRFYDVSQGAIEVDGQDIRAVRQSTLRASIGIVPQDTVLFNDSIYYNIAYGRPEATREEVIAAARAAQIDHFISELPQGYDTPVGERGLKLSGGEKQRVAIARTLLKNPPILVFDEATSALDSRTEQAIQAELMRLAQNRTTLLIAHRLSTVVHADQILVMDHGRIVERGTHAELMRANGRYAEMWQIQARNAAKGVPDGDDARDIEVGDATQDA, from the coding sequence ATGCGCCGCTATTCCACGACCGCCGAGCCCGCCCCTGCCGAGCCGGCCAATTCCCTGTTCCAGGGCGCTGGCGCCCCGCGCAGCGACTGGCAGACCGTCCGCAACCTGCTGCCCTACGTCTGGCACTACAAGTGGCGCGTGATGCTGGCGCTGGCCTGCCTGGTGGCCGCCAAGGTGGCCAACCTGGGCGTGCCGGTGCTGATGAAGAAGCTGGTCGACAGCATGGACATCAAGGCCGGCGACGCCACCGCGCTGCTGGTGGTGCCCGTGGGCCTGATCGTCGCCTACGGGCTGCTGCGGCTCTCCGGGTCGCTCTTCACCGAGTTGCGCGAGATCCTCTTTTCGAAGGTGACGCAGAGCGCCGTGCGCGAGATCGCGCTGCAGGTGTTCCGCCATCTGCACGCGCTGTCGCTGCGCTTTCACCTGGAGCGGCAGACCGGCGGCATGAGCCGCGACATCGAGCGCGGCACGCGCGGCATCCAGTCGCTGATCTCGTACTCGCTGTACAGCATCCTGCCCACGCTGGTGGAAATGTCGCTGGTCATCGGCTTCTTTTTCCTGCACTACGACATCTGGTTCGCGGCCATCACGCTGTGCGCGCTGGTGGGCTACATCGTCTTCACGATCGTCGTGACCGAGTGGCGCACGCACTTCCGGCGCCGGATGAACGAGCTGGATTCGCGCGCCAACCAGAAGGCCATCGACTCGCTGCTGAACTTCGAGACCGTCAAGTACTTCGGCAACGAGGAATACGAGGCGCGGCGCTATGACGAGAACCTGCGCACCTACCGCGCGGCGGCAATCCGCTCGCAGAACTCGCTGTCGTTCCTGAACTTCGGCCAGCAGGCCATCATCGCCACGGGGCTGATCCTGATTCTCTGGCGCGCCACGGTGGGCGTGGCGGCCGGCAAGCTCACGCTGGGCGACCTGGTGCTGGTCAACACGCTGATGATCCAGCTCTACATCCCGCTGAACTTCCTGGGCGTGATCTACCGCGAGATCAAGCAGTCCACGACCGACATGGACCGGATGTTCGTGCTGCTGGGCACCAACCAGGAGGTGGCCGATGCCCCCGACGCGCCGCCGCTGCGCGTCAACGGCGCGGCGGTCCGCTTCCGGCATGTCGGATTCGGGTACGAGCCCAACCGCGTGATCCTGCACGACGTGGACTTCACGATCGCCGCAGGCACCACCACGGCCGTGGTCGGCCACAGCGGCTCGGGCAAGTCGACACTCGCCCGGCTGCTGTTCCGCTTCTACGACGTGTCGCAGGGCGCGATCGAGGTGGACGGGCAGGACATCCGCGCGGTGCGCCAGTCCACCCTGCGCGCGTCGATCGGCATCGTGCCGCAGGACACCGTGCTGTTCAACGACAGCATCTACTACAACATCGCCTACGGGCGGCCCGAGGCCACGCGCGAGGAAGTGATCGCCGCCGCGCGGGCCGCGCAGATCGACCACTTCATCAGCGAACTGCCGCAGGGGTACGACACGCCGGTGGGCGAGCGCGGGCTGAAGCTGTCGGGCGGCGAGAAGCAGCGCGTGGCCATCGCCCGGACGCTGCTCAAGAACCCGCCGATCCTGGTGTTCGACGAAGCCACCTCGGCGCTGGATTCGCGCACCGAGCAGGCCATCCAGGCCGAGCTGATGCGGCTGGCGCAGAACCGCACCACGCTGCTGATCGCGCACCGGCTGTCCACGGTGGTCCATGCCGACCAGATCCTGGTGATGGACCACGGCCGCATCGTCGAGCGCGGCACGCACGCCGAGCTGATGCGCGCCAACGGCCGCTACGCCGAGATGTGGCAGATCCAGGCGCGCAACGCGGCCAAGGGCGTGCCCGACGGCGACGATGCGCGCGACATCGAGGTGGGCGACGCGACGCAGGACGCCTGA
- a CDS encoding acyl-CoA thioesterase, producing the protein MSTSAPLSELPPGKNPALRVVPMPADANVHGDVFGGWIMAQVDIAGSIPAVERAQGRVATVAVNSFLFKHPVFVGDLVSFYADIVKTGRTSITVSVEVYAQRMRHSHEIVKVTEATLTYVATDESRMPRVLPTA; encoded by the coding sequence ATGTCCACATCCGCCCCCCTCTCCGAACTGCCGCCCGGCAAGAACCCCGCCCTGCGAGTGGTGCCGATGCCCGCCGACGCCAACGTCCACGGCGACGTGTTCGGCGGCTGGATCATGGCGCAGGTCGACATCGCCGGCTCCATCCCGGCCGTGGAACGCGCCCAGGGCCGCGTGGCCACGGTGGCGGTGAATTCATTCCTGTTCAAGCACCCCGTGTTCGTGGGCGACCTGGTCAGCTTCTACGCGGATATCGTCAAGACGGGCCGCACCTCGATCACGGTCTCCGTGGAGGTCTACGCGCAACGCATGCGCCACAGCCACGAGATCGTCAAGGTCACGGAAGCCACGCTGACGTACGTGGCGACGGACGAAAGCCGGATGCCGAGGGTGTTGCCGACGGCTTGA
- a CDS encoding enoyl-CoA hydratase: protein MSIATRIDQGVLTIGFDRIDKKNAITAAMYQTMADALRAAETDNAVRVIVIEGKPEIFTAGNDLEDFMKRPPTQGSDGAEPPVFQFLHAISHASKPVVASVSGAAVGIGTTLLLHCDLVYASDTARLSLPFAQLGLCPEAASSLLLPRLVGYQRAAEKLLLGEAFSAQEAFSIGLVTKVLPLAELPDFVRQQAAKLAALPASSLRETKRLMKGGDVAAVEKKMAEEGEVFRRMLVAPEAKEAFTAFFEKRKPDFSKFD, encoded by the coding sequence ATGAGCATTGCTACCCGCATCGACCAGGGCGTCCTGACCATTGGTTTCGATCGCATCGACAAGAAGAACGCCATCACCGCCGCCATGTACCAGACCATGGCCGATGCGCTGCGCGCCGCCGAGACCGACAACGCCGTGCGCGTGATCGTGATCGAGGGCAAGCCCGAGATCTTCACGGCCGGCAACGACCTGGAAGACTTCATGAAGCGCCCGCCCACGCAGGGCAGCGACGGCGCCGAGCCGCCGGTGTTCCAGTTCCTGCACGCGATCAGCCACGCCAGCAAGCCCGTGGTGGCATCGGTCAGCGGGGCGGCCGTGGGCATCGGCACCACGCTGCTGCTGCACTGCGACCTGGTCTACGCGTCGGACACCGCCAGGCTGTCGCTGCCGTTCGCGCAGCTGGGCCTGTGCCCGGAAGCGGCGTCCAGCCTGCTGCTGCCGCGCCTGGTGGGCTACCAGCGTGCGGCGGAAAAGCTGCTGCTCGGCGAGGCGTTCAGCGCGCAGGAGGCATTCTCGATCGGGCTGGTGACGAAGGTGCTGCCCCTGGCCGAGCTGCCCGATTTCGTGCGCCAGCAGGCCGCCAAGCTGGCGGCGCTGCCCGCGTCGTCGCTGCGCGAGACCAAGCGGCTGATGAAGGGGGGCGATGTGGCGGCCGTGGAGAAGAAAATGGCCGAGGAGGGCGAGGTCTTCCGCCGCATGCTGGTGGCGCCCGAAGCCAAGGAGGCTTTCACGGCGTTCTTCGAAAAGCGCAAGCCGGATTTTTCGAAGTTCGATTGA
- a CDS encoding DegV family protein: MQETAILADAACDMPRTMMDALGVRTIPFRIRAGDRFVVDTRDEAALPDLYQQYLVGKQDHYAESIPLLERELEDHLLRHVVAGCDRAILLTIASSRSKLYANATGAVVGTVARSFKLRKDAGRSGLFDLTVIDTGAIGPGQALIVREAARMLADGASAAQVVDAVEHRLRDAAHMFLIPDELLYMYTRAKHKGENSITWGRYMLGSAFNIRPVIRMHQGETEAIAKVRGTDEGIRRLLGHAEACIRARCLLTPAVAAAYAGDPDDVAAWPAWQSLADTARRYDVQLMLAPMSLTVALNVGAGAFGLSYLSEVPPPFV, translated from the coding sequence ATGCAGGAGACAGCCATTCTGGCCGACGCGGCGTGCGACATGCCGCGCACGATGATGGACGCACTGGGCGTGCGCACCATCCCGTTCCGCATTCGCGCCGGCGACCGCTTCGTGGTCGACACCCGCGACGAAGCGGCGCTGCCCGACCTCTACCAGCAGTACCTGGTGGGCAAGCAGGACCACTACGCCGAATCGATCCCGCTGCTTGAACGCGAGCTGGAAGACCATCTGCTCAGGCACGTGGTGGCCGGCTGCGACCGCGCCATCCTGCTGACGATTGCCAGCAGCCGCAGCAAGCTCTACGCCAATGCCACGGGCGCCGTGGTGGGCACGGTGGCGCGCAGTTTCAAGCTGCGCAAGGACGCCGGGCGCAGCGGGCTGTTCGACCTGACCGTGATCGACACGGGCGCCATCGGGCCGGGCCAGGCGCTGATCGTGCGCGAGGCCGCGCGCATGCTGGCCGACGGCGCCAGCGCGGCGCAGGTGGTGGACGCCGTGGAGCATCGCCTGCGCGATGCCGCGCACATGTTCCTGATTCCGGACGAACTGCTGTACATGTACACGCGCGCGAAGCACAAGGGCGAGAACAGCATCACGTGGGGCCGCTACATGCTGGGCAGCGCGTTCAACATCCGGCCGGTCATCCGCATGCACCAGGGCGAGACCGAGGCCATCGCCAAGGTGCGCGGCACCGACGAGGGCATCCGCCGCCTGCTGGGCCATGCGGAAGCGTGCATCCGGGCCCGCTGCCTGCTGACCCCGGCCGTGGCCGCGGCCTACGCGGGCGACCCGGACGACGTGGCGGCCTGGCCCGCGTGGCAGTCGCTGGCCGATACGGCGCGCCGCTACGACGTGCAGCTCATGCTGGCGCCGATGAGCCTGACCGTCGCGCTGAACGTGGGCGCGGGCGCGTTCGGCCTGAGTTATCTTTCCGAAGTGCCGCCACCGTTCGTGTGA
- a CDS encoding acetyl-CoA C-acyltransferase gives MMKQLQDAYIVAATRSPIGKAPKGAFRNTRPDDLLATILKAAVAQVPGLDPALIEDAIVGCAIPEAQQGLNVARIGALLAGLPNTVGGITVNRFCASGLSAVAMAADRIRVGESDVMIAAGVESMSMVPMMGNSPSMSPSIFERDENVGIAYGMGLTAEKVATQWQVSREDQDAFSLASHQKAIAAQQAGEFQDEITPIEVVEKFPDLATGQVGVKTRTVALDEGPRPDTSVEGLAKLRAVFANKGSVTAGNSSQTSDGAGALILVSEKILKQFNLVPLARFVSFAVRGVPPEIMGIGPKAAIPAALKAAGLTQDQMDWIELNEAFAAQSLAVMRDLELDPGKVNRMGGAIALGHPLGATGAIRSATVVHALRRHNLKYGMVTMCVGTGMGAAGIFERV, from the coding sequence ATCATGAAACAACTGCAAGACGCCTACATCGTTGCGGCTACCCGTTCGCCGATCGGCAAGGCGCCCAAGGGCGCGTTCCGGAACACCCGTCCCGACGACCTGCTGGCCACGATCCTGAAGGCCGCCGTGGCCCAGGTGCCGGGCCTGGACCCGGCGCTGATCGAGGACGCCATCGTCGGCTGCGCCATCCCCGAGGCCCAGCAGGGCCTGAACGTGGCGCGCATCGGCGCGCTGCTGGCCGGCCTGCCGAACACGGTGGGCGGCATTACCGTGAACCGCTTCTGCGCGTCGGGCCTGTCGGCGGTGGCGATGGCGGCGGACCGCATCCGCGTGGGTGAGTCGGACGTGATGATCGCGGCCGGCGTGGAATCGATGAGCATGGTGCCGATGATGGGCAACTCGCCGTCGATGTCGCCGTCGATCTTCGAGCGCGACGAGAACGTCGGCATTGCCTACGGCATGGGCCTGACCGCCGAGAAGGTGGCCACGCAGTGGCAGGTCAGCCGCGAGGACCAGGACGCGTTCTCGCTGGCGTCGCACCAGAAGGCCATCGCCGCGCAGCAGGCCGGCGAGTTCCAGGACGAGATCACCCCGATCGAGGTGGTCGAGAAATTCCCGGACCTGGCCACGGGGCAGGTGGGCGTCAAGACGCGCACCGTGGCGCTGGACGAAGGCCCGCGCCCGGACACGTCGGTCGAAGGGCTGGCCAAGCTGCGCGCGGTGTTTGCCAACAAGGGCAGCGTGACGGCCGGCAACAGCTCGCAGACGTCGGACGGCGCCGGCGCGCTGATCCTGGTCTCGGAGAAGATCCTCAAGCAGTTCAACCTCGTGCCGCTGGCCCGCTTCGTGTCGTTCGCGGTACGCGGCGTGCCGCCCGAGATCATGGGGATTGGCCCGAAGGCGGCCATTCCGGCCGCGTTGAAGGCGGCCGGCCTGACGCAGGACCAGATGGACTGGATCGAGCTGAACGAGGCATTCGCCGCGCAGTCGCTGGCGGTGATGCGCGACCTGGAACTGGACCCGGGCAAGGTGAACCGCATGGGCGGCGCGATTGCGCTGGGCCATCCGCTGGGCGCCACGGGCGCGATCCGCTCGGCCACCGTGGTGCACGCGCTGCGTCGCCACAATCTCAAGTACGGCATGGTGACCATGTGCGTGGGCACGGGCATGGGCGCCGCCGGCATCTTCGAGCGCGTATAA
- a CDS encoding 3-hydroxyacyl-CoA dehydrogenase/enoyl-CoA hydratase family protein: MSNFIVKQVAVLGAGVMGAQIAAHLVNARVPVVLFDLPAKEGPKSGIAARAIENLKKLSPAPLGIKEEAGLIRAANYEDDIALLKDCDVVIEAIAERMDWKHDLYKKVAPHLAPHAIFATNTSGLSITSLADGFDAELKARFCGVHFFNPPRYMHLVELIPTAATQPEILDRLEAFLTTTLGKGVVRAKDTPNFIANRVGIFSILAVFAEAEKFGIPFDVVDDLTGTKLGRAKSATFRTADVVGLDTMAHVIKTMQDGLGGEPFAPVYQTPAVLKGLVDAGALGQKTGAGFYKKEGKAIKVLDAKTGQYVDAGKKADEIVVRMLKKDPAERIRLLRESTNPQAQFLWSVFRDVFQYIAVYLEQIAGSAADVDLAIRWGFGWNSGPFEDWQAAGWTQVAQWVKEDIDAGKALANVPLPAWVFDGAVPGNGGVHGAQGSWSPSTNSFVKRAALPVYERQVFRAALKGTDAADPRKAGKTIEENDGARIWTSDGADDVLIISFKSKMNTLGPDVLDTVVRAVELAEAGYKGLVVWQPTSLQLGAPGGPFSAGANLEAAMPAFMMGGAKGIEPFVKKFQDTMMRVKYAAVPVVPAVSGIALGGGCELMLQSARRVVALESYVGLVEVGVGLVPAGGGLKEAAIAAARAAQAAGSTNYLNFLTNRFQAAAMAKVSTSALDAQTIGYVQPTDTIVYNVHELLYVAQSEVRALANAGYRAPLPGQLIPVAGRSGIATIQASLVNMRDGNFISAHDFLIASRIAEVVCGGDVEAGSLVSEEWLLALERKAFIDLLGTGKTQERIMGMLQTGKPVRN, encoded by the coding sequence ATGTCCAATTTCATCGTCAAGCAGGTCGCCGTGCTGGGTGCCGGCGTCATGGGGGCGCAGATTGCCGCCCATCTGGTCAATGCCCGCGTGCCCGTGGTGCTGTTCGACCTGCCCGCCAAGGAAGGCCCGAAGAGCGGCATTGCCGCCCGCGCCATCGAGAATCTCAAGAAGCTGTCGCCCGCGCCGCTGGGCATCAAGGAAGAGGCCGGGCTGATCCGCGCCGCCAACTACGAGGACGATATCGCGCTGCTCAAGGACTGCGACGTGGTGATCGAGGCGATCGCCGAGCGCATGGACTGGAAGCACGACCTCTACAAGAAGGTGGCGCCGCACCTGGCGCCGCATGCGATCTTTGCCACGAACACCTCGGGCCTGTCGATCACGTCGCTGGCCGACGGCTTCGACGCCGAGCTCAAGGCGCGTTTCTGCGGCGTGCACTTCTTTAACCCGCCGCGCTACATGCACCTGGTGGAGCTGATCCCGACGGCCGCCACGCAGCCCGAGATCCTGGACCGGCTCGAAGCCTTCCTGACCACCACGCTCGGCAAGGGCGTGGTGCGTGCCAAGGACACGCCCAACTTCATCGCCAACCGCGTCGGCATCTTCTCGATCCTGGCCGTGTTTGCCGAGGCCGAGAAGTTCGGCATCCCGTTCGACGTCGTAGATGACCTGACCGGCACCAAGCTGGGCCGCGCCAAGTCCGCCACGTTCCGCACCGCCGACGTGGTGGGCCTGGACACGATGGCCCACGTGATCAAGACGATGCAGGACGGCCTGGGCGGCGAACCGTTCGCGCCGGTCTACCAGACGCCGGCCGTGCTCAAGGGGCTGGTCGATGCCGGCGCGCTGGGCCAGAAGACCGGCGCCGGCTTCTACAAGAAGGAAGGCAAGGCCATCAAGGTGCTGGACGCCAAGACGGGCCAGTACGTCGACGCGGGCAAGAAGGCCGACGAGATCGTCGTGCGCATGCTGAAGAAGGACCCGGCAGAGCGCATTAGGCTGCTGCGCGAATCGACCAACCCGCAGGCGCAGTTCCTGTGGAGCGTGTTCCGCGACGTGTTCCAGTACATCGCGGTCTACCTGGAGCAGATCGCTGGTTCGGCGGCCGACGTGGACCTGGCGATCCGCTGGGGCTTTGGCTGGAACTCGGGTCCGTTCGAGGACTGGCAGGCCGCCGGCTGGACGCAGGTGGCGCAGTGGGTCAAGGAAGACATCGACGCCGGCAAGGCGCTGGCCAACGTGCCGCTGCCGGCCTGGGTGTTCGACGGCGCGGTGCCCGGCAACGGTGGCGTGCACGGCGCGCAGGGCTCGTGGTCGCCGTCGACGAACAGCTTCGTCAAGCGCGCCGCGCTGCCCGTGTATGAGCGCCAGGTGTTCCGCGCCGCGCTCAAGGGCACCGACGCCGCCGACCCGCGCAAGGCCGGCAAGACAATCGAGGAGAACGACGGCGCCCGCATCTGGACCAGCGATGGCGCCGATGACGTGCTGATCATCTCGTTCAAGAGCAAGATGAACACGCTCGGGCCGGACGTGCTCGACACGGTGGTGCGCGCCGTGGAACTGGCCGAGGCCGGCTACAAGGGCCTGGTCGTCTGGCAGCCGACGTCGCTGCAACTGGGCGCGCCGGGCGGCCCGTTCTCGGCCGGGGCCAACCTGGAGGCGGCGATGCCGGCCTTCATGATGGGCGGCGCCAAGGGCATCGAGCCGTTCGTCAAGAAGTTCCAGGACACGATGATGCGCGTGAAGTACGCGGCGGTGCCGGTGGTGCCCGCCGTGTCCGGCATCGCGCTGGGCGGCGGCTGCGAGCTGATGCTGCAGTCGGCCAGGCGCGTGGTGGCGCTGGAAAGCTACGTCGGCCTGGTCGAAGTGGGCGTGGGCCTGGTGCCGGCCGGCGGCGGCCTCAAGGAGGCGGCCATTGCGGCGGCCCGCGCGGCCCAGGCCGCGGGCAGCACCAACTACCTGAATTTCCTGACCAACCGCTTCCAGGCGGCGGCGATGGCCAAGGTGTCGACGTCGGCGCTGGACGCGCAGACGATCGGCTACGTGCAGCCGACCGACACCATCGTCTACAACGTCCACGAGCTGCTGTACGTGGCGCAGAGCGAAGTGCGCGCGCTGGCCAACGCCGGCTACCGCGCGCCGCTACCGGGCCAGTTGATCCCGGTGGCCGGCCGCTCGGGCATCGCCACGATCCAGGCGTCGCTCGTGAACATGCGCGACGGCAACTTCATCTCGGCGCACGACTTCCTGATCGCGTCGCGCATCGCGGAAGTGGTCTGCGGCGGCGACGTCGAGGCCGGCTCGCTGGTCAGCGAGGAATGGCTGCTGGCGCTGGAACGCAAGGCGTTCATCGACCTGCTCGGCACGGGCAAGACGCAGGAGCGCATCATGGGCATGCTGCAGACGGGCAAGCCGGTGCGCAACTAA
- a CDS encoding acyl-CoA dehydrogenase C-terminal domain-containing protein, producing MGQYTAPLRDMQFVLHELLGAEAELKAMPKHADIDADTINQVIEEAGKFCADVVFPLNQPGDREGCTYVGDGVVRAPKGFKEAYQQYVEAGWPALACDPEFGGQGLPIVVNNALYEMLNSAGQAWTMYPGLSHGAYEALHAHGTPELKQAYLPKLVSGVWTGTMCLTEPHCGTDLGILRTKAEPQADGSYAITGTKIFISAGEHDLAENIIHLVLARLPDAPQGTKGISLFVVPKFIPDASGNPGERNGIKCGSIEHKMGIHGNATCVMNLDGARGWLVGEANKGLNAMFVMMNAARLGVGAQGLGLTEVAYQNSLAYAKDRLQMRALTGPKAPDKAADPIIVHPDVRRMLLTQKAYAEGGRAFSYWTALQIDRELSHPDEAVRKEAADLVALLTPVIKAFLTDNAFTSTNEGMQVFGGHGYISEWGMEQYVRDARINMIYEGTNTIQSLDLLGRKILGDMGAKLKAFGKIVQQFVEEEGTNEAMQEFVNPLADIGDKVQKLTMEIGMKAMGNPDEVGAAAVPYLRVVGHLVFSYFWARMAKIALEKQDSGDKFYVSKLATARFYFAKLLPETAAEIRKARAGSATLMALDADLF from the coding sequence ATGGGCCAGTACACCGCACCGTTGCGCGACATGCAGTTCGTGCTCCATGAACTGCTCGGCGCAGAAGCCGAACTCAAGGCGATGCCCAAGCACGCGGACATCGACGCGGACACCATCAACCAGGTTATCGAGGAAGCCGGCAAGTTCTGCGCGGACGTGGTGTTCCCGCTGAACCAGCCCGGCGACCGCGAAGGCTGCACCTACGTGGGCGACGGCGTGGTGCGCGCGCCCAAGGGCTTCAAGGAAGCCTACCAGCAGTACGTCGAGGCCGGCTGGCCCGCCCTGGCGTGCGACCCCGAATTCGGCGGCCAGGGCCTGCCGATCGTCGTCAACAACGCGCTGTACGAGATGCTGAACTCGGCCGGCCAGGCGTGGACGATGTACCCGGGCCTGTCCCACGGCGCGTACGAGGCGCTGCACGCACACGGCACGCCGGAACTGAAGCAGGCCTACCTGCCGAAGCTGGTGTCGGGCGTGTGGACCGGCACGATGTGCCTGACCGAGCCGCACTGCGGCACCGACCTGGGCATCCTGCGCACGAAGGCCGAGCCGCAGGCCGATGGCTCGTACGCCATCACGGGCACCAAGATCTTCATCTCGGCCGGCGAGCACGACCTGGCCGAGAACATCATCCACCTGGTGCTGGCGCGCCTGCCTGACGCACCGCAGGGCACCAAGGGCATCTCGCTGTTCGTGGTGCCGAAGTTCATCCCCGACGCCAGCGGCAACCCGGGCGAGCGCAACGGCATCAAGTGCGGCTCGATCGAGCACAAGATGGGCATCCACGGCAACGCCACCTGCGTGATGAACCTGGACGGCGCGCGCGGCTGGCTGGTGGGCGAGGCCAACAAGGGCCTGAACGCCATGTTCGTGATGATGAACGCCGCCCGCCTGGGCGTGGGCGCGCAGGGCCTGGGCCTAACCGAAGTGGCCTACCAGAACTCGCTGGCCTACGCCAAGGACCGCCTGCAGATGCGCGCGCTGACCGGCCCGAAGGCGCCGGACAAGGCCGCCGACCCGATCATCGTCCACCCGGACGTGCGCCGCATGCTGCTGACGCAGAAGGCGTACGCCGAGGGCGGCCGCGCGTTCAGCTACTGGACGGCGCTGCAGATCGACCGCGAGCTGTCGCACCCGGACGAAGCCGTGCGCAAGGAAGCCGCCGACCTGGTGGCGCTGCTGACGCCGGTGATCAAGGCGTTCCTGACCGACAACGCGTTCACCTCGACCAACGAGGGCATGCAGGTGTTCGGCGGCCACGGCTACATCTCCGAGTGGGGCATGGAGCAGTACGTGCGCGACGCCCGCATCAACATGATCTACGAAGGCACCAACACCATCCAGTCGCTGGACCTGCTGGGCCGCAAGATCCTGGGCGACATGGGCGCCAAGCTCAAGGCGTTCGGCAAGATCGTGCAGCAGTTCGTGGAGGAAGAGGGCACGAACGAGGCGATGCAGGAGTTCGTGAACCCGCTGGCCGACATTGGCGACAAGGTCCAGAAGCTGACGATGGAAATCGGCATGAAGGCGATGGGCAACCCCGACGAAGTGGGCGCGGCCGCCGTGCCGTACCTGCGCGTGGTGGGCCACCTGGTCTTCTCGTACTTCTGGGCCCGCATGGCCAAGATCGCGCTGGAAAAGCAGGACAGCGGCGACAAGTTCTACGTGAGCAAGCTGGCCACGGCTCGCTTCTACTTCGCCAAGCTGCTGCCCGAGACCGCCGCCGAAATCCGCAAGGCCCGCGCCGGCTCGGCCACGCTGATGGCGCTGGACGCGGATTTGTTCTGA